One Bradyrhizobium sp. CCGB12 genomic window carries:
- a CDS encoding DUF6468 domain-containing protein, whose product MNHSLGMAIESLVAILLMLTIVYCVMLNKRLRRLKADEHSLKAVIGELITATEIAERAIGGLKLAVRDVNENLGSQLAAATQMSDQLYKQLGEADNVVRRLSKIAIAARPVTTSEMVAAPAAKPSTAKAVAAAAEAFSERRRSNGLAA is encoded by the coding sequence ATGAACCACTCCCTGGGAATGGCGATCGAGTCGCTGGTGGCTATCCTGCTGATGCTGACGATCGTCTACTGCGTCATGCTCAACAAGCGGCTGAGGCGACTGAAGGCGGACGAGCATTCGCTCAAGGCTGTGATCGGCGAGCTGATCACCGCGACCGAGATCGCCGAGCGCGCGATCGGCGGGCTGAAGCTCGCCGTGCGCGACGTCAACGAGAACCTCGGCAGCCAGCTGGCGGCGGCGACGCAGATGTCCGACCAGCTCTACAAGCAGCTCGGCGAGGCCGACAACGTGGTGCGGCGCTTGTCCAAGATCGCAATCGCCGCGCGCCCTGTCACGACTTCGGAAATGGTTGCCGCCCCCGCGGCCAAGCCCTCGACCGCGAAGGCGGTGGCGGCTGCGGCCGAAGCCTTCTCCGAGCGCCGAAGGTCCAACGGTCTTGCCGCATGA